In the genome of Primulina eburnea isolate SZY01 chromosome 13, ASM2296580v1, whole genome shotgun sequence, the window GCTATGAGTTTTTATCTGACACTGTTATTTTAGTGAATGTGAGAATCTGTTAttctaataataatttattaacaTAGAATTATGACTAATCTCATAACCatttaaattcaattaaaatatttcaactTCAACTATTTAAGCACTTTAAATTCATAAAATTCAAGTATTCAATTAAAATGCTTAAAATCAATCACGTATACTTTAATTCGccgtaaaatatttttttaactttaaattGCACTAAACTCATTTTCAAGTGATCAACTTTCTTAATTTCTAGAACTTTGAATTTTAAATCAAGaattaacacttaaaatttCAACAATATCTTTAATGATTCCAAAACATCAAcctattgaatatttgaatcaTACATCTCAATAATTTGGAAATCCCTTAATTCATAATCATATACATTAATGATCAACATTGGTACCAAAAGATAGCTCTAGTCGAGAACTTTTCAACCATATatttacttttaattttttatgacgGTGAAGTTATGACTGGTCAAAGTGTTGAGATTGGTAAATAaatgaagaaaaagaaaatatatatatatatatatatatatatatatatatatatataatagatgaagtaaataaaatatattttttattttaattaaacaattttgaGACATGGTCATCGCTCATCAATAATAAAATCTTCAGAAGGCCCGTGCCTCATGCGGACGTGTCAGAAAGTTTCAGCCAAAACTGTAAGAAAAACACACCCTAATTCTTTCAGCCAGTAAGAAACCCAGAGGACCAAATTGTAAAACAAACAAACTTAAGGGACCCACGATTGCCAAAAATGGGTAATTGTCAAAAGCACCCCTTACAACGAGACAGAGGGCTCTCCCGCCTCTAGTAAACTCGATATtctatatatttatttcattatattaaaattataactGAAATAACTCAAAAGTTCCATTAGTAATTGTGCATTCGTTTGTAAATCAATTAGTATATTATTTTAGCATTTTGTATTAAACACGTTCATGAGTTCatattatatgatattttatcgattattgaattataaaagCTAATAATACTGATGATTTATAATTCATTTAACATTAATGTATCAAGTGTGAGATGATATATCAGATTTATCAAATCAATTGTAACAAATTTTCCATACAACTTTAAAAAGTAAAATAGTTTTCAATTTTCAAGGCTTAAGAAAACAATCTTAGAGTGTGTTGTGAAATTTAGATGTAACTTCGAGGTCAAATGTCAAAATACTCAACTTCAAGGTGCAATTTgccaataataaaattttaagggAACTTCTGTAATTGCCATCAAACATGGGTACCGAAGAAGATTTCCTCGTGTTGAAAAGGCAGCCTCAAGGCGACCGACTACCGGACTTCCCAGTAACCAAGATTTCCAAAATCTGCCCCACTCAAAGATCTCTCGATCCTATTATCACCCTAGCCTCTTCTCTCCGGTCCGGGAACCAGGCCAAGGACAAGCTCAACCCATGTTCCAAACCTCAAATATCTTACTTGTTGTACAATACATTGAACGataaaatacaataattttttgtaaaaaaaccaataaattaaattgtgaagaaaatacaataaaacaaagTTGAAAATGAacgataaaatataataaatttttgtaaaaagaccaataaattaaattgtgaagaaaatacaataaaacaaagtttaaaataaaccaaatcGAGACGTGTACGAAGTACAATGTACTTCAAATAGATTTGTTATGTGCTTCGAGGATTGTCTTGGACGTCTGTTTCTTAGGATACAACATAACAATCAGTGATTTAGCACAAGACACTACTACAGCAAACTGAATGTACCTTCACTTTATGACCAAAATTTAACGGATGCcaaattaaaaattaacaatataaaatacaagagaatgtTAAGATCTTGAGTATTTGTAAAAATCATTTACATATGTTTGAAATGAGGAAATAAACACACTGTTTATAAGTCCCAAAATACACATTAAGAGTCATGCAAGATTAATCTTCTCATTACCTCAAGAATACGAAGAACCAAAagttttcaattaattcaaaaatataaaaaattaaaaatattttcaaaataatgaaACATAACTAACTCTAAAATATTCAGAGCCAAAAAACATTCTCCTTTCatatataacataatttttattcaaattttcaacaAGATCATCCCATTTTGATCCAAGAAAGGTTCAAACTTTAGCAGCTCAAACCGAAAATTAACGATCTTTATCGACAAGTACACACTCTCTCTCACTGTCCATTTCCTAGCAAAGGGGAGAGCTTTCTCGAAACACAGAAAAAATGGCTTTCCTCCTCTACCTTTTCATCATCTTCTTCTCCACATTTCTCCTATTTTTGCCACCCACAAACTCCCAACCAGCTAACTCTAACACCTACGCCACTTCTTTACCTCTTCTAATGACAATCAAAGCTTCATTGGACCCTCGAAATCTTGTTCTTTCTTCGTGGTCTATAAACTCTACTTCTGGTCCCTGCGATGGATCCTTTGAAGGGATTTCATGTAATGAGTTCGGTCAAGTGGCTAACATTACGCTGCAAGGAAAAGGACTTTCTGGTCAAATACCACCTGAGATTGGTCAGCTCAAGAACTTGACTGGGTTGTACTTACACTTCAATGAACTTCATGGGGTTGTACCTAAGGAGCTTGCTGACTTGACTGACCTCTCTGATTTGTATCTCAACGTTAATAATCTCTCTGGTCATATCCCTTCGGAGATTGGGTCTATGTTCAGCTTACAAGGTTGTTTCTTGGGTTATTTTTTCTCTCCTTTCTTCTTTCAGACAGTAGCCAGAGAAAGTTAATTGATATACACATATATCGGTCTTccagttttttattttttctccaGCGAAGTGTGTTTCTCTTTGATTTTTGTGTGTTGAATGTAAATATCAGTACTAGAGTTGGTCGGAAATAAATAATATTGGATCCTTTTCTTTCTTTAATTGGCTATtttattcttcttcttctttcctttttaatcatattttattttattttttctgtGGTTTGGGTATTAGCGTATGTTGGGTGGAGACACGTGAACAGCAAAAGTAGAAAACTTTGCTATTTGATCTGTTTTGTTTCAAGGTTAATTCTTATTTAAAAGAAGGCTTTATCATTTATCGATAAAATATATTGAGGTCTTTGAGAGGTGTGGGGGCGGTTGTAATCTGCTTAATTAACAATGGAGAATGAAGTCATGGTCCCGTAGCTTTCACCACTTAGCTTTAGATTGTTCTCACGAGTTGTAAAAAGTTCCGCATTTAGTTACGGTGATCAAGCTATAACTTGCCTCGTCTTTTCTCTATATTTATGCAGTGTTGCAACTCTGCTACAATAGATTAAGTGGAAACATCCCCACTCAGCTTGGCTCTTTAAAAAAACTCAGTGTTCTTGCTCTGCAGTCCAACAAGTTAACGGGTGCTATCCCGGCGAGTCTAGGGGGTTTACTGGTTTTGACTAGGTTGGATTTGAGCTTCAATAATCTCTTCGGTTCGATCCCATCTAAATTGGCGGATTTACCGTTGCTTAAAGTTCTTGACATCAGAAATAATACTCTTTCTGGCATTGTCCCTCTAGGTACcttcttgatcttgagatttgcAGTTATCAAATGATGATTATTGTTATAGTGTGATCTAATGATATTGTTTATTTTCTTGTATGTCAAAACAAAGAACTGAAGAGACTGAATGAAGGTTTCCAGTATGCAAATAATATAGGGTTGTGTGGGATCGATTTTTCTTCATTAAAGACTTGTTCTGATTATAGTAAAAGTTCCAGTAAACCTGAGCCATTTGGGCCTGGTACTGGTCGTATTCCATCTAAAGATATCCCGGAGTCGGCAAACGTTCTACCAAATGGATTGAATCAGTCCAAGAGAACTCATACTACTGCAGCTGTTGTTATAGTTATTGGATTGATCGTTGCTTCGATGGTGGTTGCTGTTTTCACACTTTCATGGTATCGTCACAGGAAACAGAAAATCGGTAGTGCCTTTGATTCTGGCGAAGCTCGACTAAG includes:
- the LOC140810680 gene encoding G-type lectin S-receptor-like serine/threonine-protein kinase B120; this translates as MAFLLYLFIIFFSTFLLFLPPTNSQPANSNTYATSLPLLMTIKASLDPRNLVLSSWSINSTSGPCDGSFEGISCNEFGQVANITLQGKGLSGQIPPEIGQLKNLTGLYLHFNELHGVVPKELADLTDLSDLYLNVNNLSGHIPSEIGSMFSLQVLQLCYNRLSGNIPTQLGSLKKLSVLALQSNKLTGAIPASLGGLLVLTRLDLSFNNLFGSIPSKLADLPLLKVLDIRNNTLSGIVPLELKRLNEGFQYANNIGLCGIDFSSLKTCSDYSKSSSKPEPFGPGTGRIPSKDIPESANVLPNGLNQSKRTHTTAAVVIVIGLIVASMVVAVFTLSWYRHRKQKIGSAFDSGEARLSTDQVKDVCRRTASPLISLEYSNSWDPLAKREDGNSFSQEILKSYVFTLDAVESATQYFSETNLLGKSSFSAMYKGILRDGSAVAIKCISKISCKSDETEFLKGLKLLTSLKHENLLRLRGFCCSKGRGECFLIYEFVSNGNLLQYLDVKDDKGNVLGWATRKSIIQGVAKGIEYLHGTKNNKRTLVHRNISAEKVLIDEHYNPLLSDSGLHNLLADDIVFSTLKGSAALGYLAPEYTTTGRFTEKSDIYAFGMIIFQILSGKSRISQLNCHGAELSRFEDFIDANLAGKFKESEAARLGEVALLCTNEFPDQRPDIGTVMQELDGIGLNS